The Streptococcus sp. 29896 genome includes a region encoding these proteins:
- a CDS encoding zinc ribbon domain-containing protein YjdM, whose translation METLPNCPKCNSEYVYEDGALLVCPECAYEWNPADVAEEESGPVAIDANGNRLADGDTVTLIKDLKVKGAPKDLKQGTRVKGIRIVEGDHNIDCKIDGFGAMKLKSEFVKKI comes from the coding sequence ATGGAAACTTTGCCAAATTGCCCAAAGTGTAATTCTGAATATGTTTATGAAGACGGTGCCCTCTTGGTTTGCCCTGAGTGTGCATATGAGTGGAACCCAGCAGATGTAGCTGAGGAAGAAAGTGGACCTGTTGCAATTGATGCCAACGGTAATCGTTTGGCGGATGGTGACACGGTAACTCTGATTAAGGACTTGAAAGTCAAGGGTGCACCAAAGGATCTTAAGCAAGGTACGCGTGTTAAAGGTATTCGTATCGTCGAAGGTGATCACAATATCGACTGTAAAATCGATGGTTTTGGTGCCATGAAGTTGAAGTCAGAATTCGTTAAGAAAATCTAA